Genomic window (Sphingomonas sp. OV641):
CACTTGCGCACGCACCCGTCGGTCGCTGCTGGCATCGCGCGCGGTGAAATCGCGCTTCATGGCTGGTTCGTGGACATTCACGCAGGTCAGATGCTCGCCCTGAATGGCGAGACCGGCCGCTTCGAGTCCGTCCGCGAGGATCGCCCGCTTCCGGTCGCGCTGCCTGCTGCGAAGCGGCTGGCGGCGGACTTCATCACGCAAGAGGCAGCGGAATAATGACCCAGGCAGCGGCAGAGCGCCCCGGCGTCTCCATACCCTCGATCAAGTTCCTGGGGCGGGATCTCACCGCCTCAATCGTGGTGTTCCTGGTCGCGATGCCGCTGTGCATGGGCATCGCGGTCGCATCAGGCGTTGCGCCCGAAAAGGGACTGATCACGGGTATCATCGGCGGCATCGTGGTCGGCGCCCTCGCCGGCTCGCCGCTGCAGGTCTCCGGCCCGGCGGCCGGACTCGCGGTCATCGTGTTCGAACTGGTTCGCGATCAGGGGCTCTCCGCCCTTGGCCCGATCCTCATCCTTGCCGGCGCGATCCAGGTCGCCGCCGGCATTTTTCGTCTGGGCGGATGGTTTCGGGCGATCAGCCCGGCCGTGGTCCACGGAATGCTTGCTGGCATCGGCGTGCTGATCGTCGTCGGCCAGTTCCACGTGTTGTTCGATGCGCGGCCATTGTCGTCGGGGCCGGAAAACCTCGCCGCCATGCCGGGCCGCCTGCTTGGGCTGTCGTCGGACATCCGTGCGACCGAGCTGGCGTTCATGCTCGCGCTCGTCACCATCATCGCCATGGTCGGCTGGGAGAAGTTCCGCCCGCAATCGCTCCGGCTGCTACCGGGCGCGCTGGTTGGTGTGCTCGCGGCGACGGTGCTGACGCTGATCTTTGGTTTCGACGTGGCCAAGGTGGTCGTGCCTGAGTCGATCGTTGCCGCCATCGCCCCGCCGGAAAGCGGCTTTGTGTCGCGCTTCATGGATCCCGCCGTTCTGACTGCCGCGGTGGCCATCGCTTTCATCGCCTCGGCGGAGACGCTGCTGTCTGCCGCAGCGGTGGACAAGATGCACGATGGCGTGCGCACCGATTACAACAAGGAACTGCGCGCACAGGGCGTGGGCAATCTGTTGTGCGGGTTCGCCGGCTCCTTGCCGATGACCGGCGTGATCGTTCGCAGCTCGGCCAACGTCCAGGCCGGTGCCGTTACGCGCGCCTCGGCAATCCTGCACGGTATCTGGATCCTCGGCTTCGTCGCGCTCCTTCCCTGGCTGCTGCGCGCCATTCCCATGGCGTCGCTTGGCGCCGTGCTGGTGGTGACGGGTTGGCGCCTGGTCAGCCTCAAGCATGCCAAGCATCTGTTCAAGGATTACGGGCTGCTGCCGGTTGCCATCTGGGCCGTGACGCTGATCATGGTTGTCGCAACCGATCTGCTGACGGGCGTTCTCACCGGCATTGCGCTGACTGTCCTGGAACTCATCCCCAACCTGCGCCGCTTGAGGCTGAAGGTGCGCGAGCAGCGTGACGGCGATGCTCATGCAATCGAGCTTGATGGCGCCGCGACGTTCGTGACACTCCCGAAGCTTTCCGCGACGCTGGACCGCGTTCCCGCGGGCGCGCCCGTTCGGCTCGACGTGTCGAAGCTTGACGCGGTGGATCACACTACTGCGGAACTGCTGCGTGACTGGTTCCAGCGTCGCAAGGCAGCCGGCAATCCGGTCGAACTGCGTGGTCAACGTGGCCGGATTGCCACACTCGCCGCATAAACCATGATGCTCGAAACACTTTGACGCAATCCAGCAACATTACATTCGATTTGCTGCGGTAGCGTCAGAGTGTTCGGCCAGCCCGCGACCGCTCCATAGGGGAGGAGGAGCGCGGGCGGATCGGAAGCAGGAGGAGCCTCTGCCAACAGGAGGTTCCATGACGTTACTGAAATATTTTCCCGCCCTCGCCCTGGCGATGCTGGCGCTTCCCGCCGCCGCACAGGATGAAGAGCCACCCAAGGCCGTAACGGTGAGCGGCAGTGTCGGACTGGTATCCGACTATCGCTTCCGCGGCGTCTCCCAAACTGACGAGAACCTTGCCGTGCAGGGCGGCCTCACCATCGCGCATGAAAGCGGCGTGTATATCGGCACCTGGGGGTCGAACCTGGCCGGCTGGGGCACGTTCGGCGGTGCCAACATGGAGCTCGATCTGATCGCTGGCTACAAGGCCACGTTCAACGATGTGTCCGTCGACGTTGGCGCCACCTGGTACATGTATCCGGGCGGTTTCGACAACACCGACTTCATCGAGCCTTACGTCAAGGTTTCCAGCACGCTCGGCCCGGCTGCGCTGACGGTGGGTCTCGCCTATGCGCCAAAGCAGGAGGCGCTCGGTGCCTGGTATCTGAACGGCGCATCGGCGGCGGAAGGCATCTATGACGATCCGGGCGACAAGAACGACAATATCTACGTTTGGGTCGACGGCGCAGCTGCCGTGCCGAACACGCCGATCACGCTGAAGGGCCATATCGGCTTCTCCAACGGCAATGAGGGACTGGGGCCGTTTGCGACCAGCGTGTCGCCCACCGGCGAATATATCGACTGGCTGATCGGCGCAGACCTCGCCATCCCCAACACGCCGCTGACGCTGGGTGTCGCCTATGTCGACACCAATCTCAGCAGCCGGGATACGGCCTATATCCAGCCAAGCTTCAGCAAGGGCCAGGATGGCACGGGTTCGATCGCGGACAGCACGGTCCTCTTCTCGTTGACCGCTGCATTCTGATCCCGGCCTGCGCGCCGGCGCAGCCATTGTGTTGATGGACAGGACGGGCCGGGGGGTTTGCTTCCCCCGGCCCGTCACCACATAAGGGGGCGAACGACTAATCGGGAGCAGCCCTTGGCTACGTTGGGAATGAGTGCCGCGGAAAAGGAAGCCGTTCAGGCGTTCCGCCGCGACGTGGTCGAACCGTCGATGACGAAGCTGGTCATCATCGATTTCTGGGCCGAATGGTGTGGCCCGTGCAAGGCACTCGCCCCAGTGCTCGAAAAGGTCGCGGCCGCTTACGCCGACAAGGGCGTCGTGCTCGCCAAGGTCGATACGGACAAGAACCAGTTCATCGCGTCGCAATTCCAGGTCCGCTCGATCCCCACCGTTTACGCGATGTTCCAGGGCCAGTTGGTTGCCGACCTGACCAACGCCCGTACCGAATCCCAGCTGCGCGCCACGCTTGATCAATTGCTGCGCCAATTGCCGATTGAAGGCGATGCACAGGCGCAGGAGGCAGAACTCGAGCCGCTGATCGCGATGGGCGAGCAGGTGCTCGGCGAAGGTGACGTGGAGCGCGCGCTGTCGATCTTCGACCAGCTGTTTGAAATGGCGCCTGATCATCCGGCGGTACTGTCCGGCCGGATCCGGGCGCTGGTGGCAGCCGGCGCCCATGAGGAAGCGGAAGCTGCCCTTCAGGATCTGCCCGAGGATGTCACTGGCCGCCCCGATCTCGAACGGGCCCGTTCTGCGCTGGCGCTCGCCCGATCCGCGCCGCAGGTGAGCGATCTCGCTCCGCTGGAGGCCGCCGTGGCGGCAAACCCTGGCGATCTCCAGGCGCGCTTCGATCTGGCCAATGCGCAGATGGCGGCTGGCGACCGGGATGCGGCCGCCGATGGCTTCCTCGCGATCACCGCGCAGGATCGCGATTGGAACGAGGGCGCTGCCCGCCAGCAGTTGCTGAAGCTCTTTGAAGTGGTCGGGCTGGAGGATCCCTGGGTGTCGGCCCAGCGTCGTCGCCTGTCCGCCATTCTGTTCGGATGACGCGCCTATCTATCTTTCCCCTGCCCGGCGCCCTGCTCTTCCCGGGCATGCACCTCCCGCTGCACATCTTCGAGCCCCGCTACCGCGCCATGGTTTCGGACGCGATGGCGCGCGACCGGCGCATTGGCATGATCCAACCGCGCATCATGGAGGCAGGGGCCGGCGACCGGCCGGCACTCTACGACATCGGCTGCGTGGGTCGCATCGCCGAAATCGAGATGCTGGATGATGGCCGGTCCAATCTGGTGCTGGAGGGTCTGTCGCTTTTCCGGGTGCTGCGCGAGCTGGATGTAAGCACGCTGTTCCGCCAGGTGGAGGCGGAGCTTGTACCCGCCGGCGAACCCGAAACCCTCTCGCTCGGCGCGCGCGCATCGCTCGAAATGGAGGCGCGCCGCTTCGCCGAGAACCAAGGTTATGCGGTGGATTGGGAGGCCGTGTCCCGACTGGACGACCAGAGCCTCGTGAACGGGATCGCGCAGATTGCGCCGTTCGACGTTGCGGCCAAACAGGCCCTTTTGGAGGCCGAAGGGATCACAATAAGGGCCGATCTGATCGTGCAATTGATGCAGTTCTTCGGCCGCCATGACGGCGACGATCGCGTCACGCTGCAATGACGATCGATCCTTGGTTGCTTGAGCGGCTTGTCTGTCCCGTCACGCGGACGCCGCTCGCCTTCGACAGCACGTCGAACGAATTGGTATCGACCGCAGCGGGCCTCGCCTACCCTATCCGAGGTGGCGTTCCGGTGCTGCTGATCGAGGAAGCGCGCCCGCTTGCCGGCAGTACGGCGAAAGACGCAATATCCCCCGTTGAGCCGGACTGAGGCGCCGCCCCCCGCAGCTTCGTCGCGCACAGATACGTGCTTGTCGCACTGGCGGCGTTCCGGTCGCTA
Coding sequences:
- a CDS encoding LON peptidase substrate-binding domain-containing protein, giving the protein MTRLSIFPLPGALLFPGMHLPLHIFEPRYRAMVSDAMARDRRIGMIQPRIMEAGAGDRPALYDIGCVGRIAEIEMLDDGRSNLVLEGLSLFRVLRELDVSTLFRQVEAELVPAGEPETLSLGARASLEMEARRFAENQGYAVDWEAVSRLDDQSLVNGIAQIAPFDVAAKQALLEAEGITIRADLIVQLMQFFGRHDGDDRVTLQ
- a CDS encoding Trm112 family protein, translated to MTIDPWLLERLVCPVTRTPLAFDSTSNELVSTAAGLAYPIRGGVPVLLIEEARPLAGSTAKDAISPVEPD
- a CDS encoding TorF family putative porin, which encodes MTLLKYFPALALAMLALPAAAQDEEPPKAVTVSGSVGLVSDYRFRGVSQTDENLAVQGGLTIAHESGVYIGTWGSNLAGWGTFGGANMELDLIAGYKATFNDVSVDVGATWYMYPGGFDNTDFIEPYVKVSSTLGPAALTVGLAYAPKQEALGAWYLNGASAAEGIYDDPGDKNDNIYVWVDGAAAVPNTPITLKGHIGFSNGNEGLGPFATSVSPTGEYIDWLIGADLAIPNTPLTLGVAYVDTNLSSRDTAYIQPSFSKGQDGTGSIADSTVLFSLTAAF
- a CDS encoding tetratricopeptide repeat protein — translated: MSAAEKEAVQAFRRDVVEPSMTKLVIIDFWAEWCGPCKALAPVLEKVAAAYADKGVVLAKVDTDKNQFIASQFQVRSIPTVYAMFQGQLVADLTNARTESQLRATLDQLLRQLPIEGDAQAQEAELEPLIAMGEQVLGEGDVERALSIFDQLFEMAPDHPAVLSGRIRALVAAGAHEEAEAALQDLPEDVTGRPDLERARSALALARSAPQVSDLAPLEAAVAANPGDLQARFDLANAQMAAGDRDAAADGFLAITAQDRDWNEGAARQQLLKLFEVVGLEDPWVSAQRRRLSAILFG
- a CDS encoding SulP family inorganic anion transporter — protein: MTQAAAERPGVSIPSIKFLGRDLTASIVVFLVAMPLCMGIAVASGVAPEKGLITGIIGGIVVGALAGSPLQVSGPAAGLAVIVFELVRDQGLSALGPILILAGAIQVAAGIFRLGGWFRAISPAVVHGMLAGIGVLIVVGQFHVLFDARPLSSGPENLAAMPGRLLGLSSDIRATELAFMLALVTIIAMVGWEKFRPQSLRLLPGALVGVLAATVLTLIFGFDVAKVVVPESIVAAIAPPESGFVSRFMDPAVLTAAVAIAFIASAETLLSAAAVDKMHDGVRTDYNKELRAQGVGNLLCGFAGSLPMTGVIVRSSANVQAGAVTRASAILHGIWILGFVALLPWLLRAIPMASLGAVLVVTGWRLVSLKHAKHLFKDYGLLPVAIWAVTLIMVVATDLLTGVLTGIALTVLELIPNLRRLRLKVREQRDGDAHAIELDGAATFVTLPKLSATLDRVPAGAPVRLDVSKLDAVDHTTAELLRDWFQRRKAAGNPVELRGQRGRIATLAA